Genomic DNA from Desulfonema ishimotonii:
TCATCGTTCCAACGCTCTGCGTTGGAACGGGCGATCCCGACACTCCCGCGTCGCGTGACGGGACGCGGAGCTTCCGGGGGGCATTCCCACGCAGAGCGTGGGAACGAGCCGACATTGTTCACTGTTTACTGATAACTGGTCACTGATACCCGGATGCAATCTCTCGAAAATCTGAAAAAAAAGATTAAAACCGCGCAGGATCTGCTGTCGGTGGTCAGAACCATGAAGAGTCTGGCGGCAGTGAATATCCGGCAGCTTGAGGAGGCCGTGGCTTCGCTGGAGGAGTACAGCCGGACGGTGGCGCTGGGATGGCAGGCGCTGTTCCGGTCACACGACCGGCTTGCGCCTGCCGCCAGGGCGGATTCTCAGGAAATCTGTCTGGTGTTCGGCTCTGATCAGGGCATGTGCGGCGGGTTTAACGAGGCCATTGCGGAAACGGCGCTGGCCCATGCCGGGCAGCGGACATCCGAAGACGTGAAAACGGTTTTCTGGACAGTGGGCGAACGGGTCCGGGGCGGGATTGAGGACGGTGGCGGGGTTGTGCGTGAACATTTCCATCTGCCGGGCGGGCTTGCGGGAATCACCGGTCAGGTGGGGGAAATGGTTCAGGGATTTGAGGCGTGGCAACGAGAGAGCGGCGGGGAGACGCTCAGGCTTTTCTTTAACCGCCTGATCCGGGGGCGCGGGTATGAACCCGGCATGTCCCGGATTCTGCCCCTTGATGCGGCATGGCAGGAACGCTATCGGAAAGAGAAGTGGCCCGGACGCTGCCTGCCGCTTCCGGGGCTGTCCCACACGGACATTTTCCGTCACCTTTTCCGCGAGCATCTCTTTATCTCTTTTTATCAGGCCTTTGCCCAGTCAATGGCCAGTGAGAATGCGGCCCGGCTCCGGGCCATGCAGGCTGCGGAAAAAAACATCGGGGAGCTGGAGGCCGATTTGCAGGGCGAATTCAGAGAGACGCGACAGAACACGATCACAGCGGAACTGCTGGATATTATCTCCGGCTTCGAGGCCATCAGTGAGGAAGACTGACACCGAATCACATTGGTATTCGGCCCATTATTTCCGGTCAATCTGATCCTGACAAAACACCTGCCGCACTGAGAAACTGTTTTAAAAACGGAGTGCGAAAATTAAGGCCGAAGGCCGGTTTTTCGCAGGTGTTGCAAAAAATCGCCCCTTTCAGGGCGTAGCTTTTGCACTCCGAAAGGATTTTTAAAACAGCTTCTGAGGCCGGATTCTGGGAACCTGCAGGATATATACGGGGTGTGAATGAAAACACAGGCGATCAAAAAACCGGCTCACACATTTACTGTCCGCCCAAACCTCCCGAATTATGAGGCGGCCCGCGCCCGGTTTTCATGGGCCGACGTTTACAAAGACCTGGACGGCCTGCCGGGGGGCGTTGGGCTGAATATCGCCCATGAGGCCGTGGACCGTCACGCAGACGGCCCGTTGCGGGACTGCGTGGCGATTCGCTGGCTAAGCCCGGATGACACGGTGCGGGAGTTCACTTATGCTCACCTGAAAAGACTGACCAACCGGTTTGCCAATCTCCTGAAAACGCTTGATATTCAACGGGGAGACCGGATCTGCACCCTGTGCGACCGGATTCCCGACCTTTATATCGCGGCCCTGGGAACCTTCAAATACGGGGGCGTTTTCTGTCCCCTGTTTTCGGCATTCGGCCCGGAACCGGTGTTTCAGCGCCTGAGCCGGAGCAGGGCAGCGGTACTGATTACGACCGAACGGCTTTTCGCGCTGAAGGTGGCCGGGTTTCGTCACCGCCTGCCCCACCTGAAATATGTGCTGCTGACCGATGCTGACCGGCATGTCGGCCCCGACACGCTTTCCCTGCCCCGACTCTTTGACGGGGCATCCGACCGGTTTTCCATACCGCCCACCGATCCCAACGACATGGCGATTCTCCATTTCACCAGCGGCACCACTGGATTTCCCAAGGGCGCGGTGCATGTGCATGACGCGGTCCGGGTCCATTACATCACCGGAAAATATGTACTCGACCTCCGTCCCGGGGATATCTTCTGGTGTACGGCCGATCCCGGATGGGTCACCGGAACCGCCTACGGCATCATCGCACCCCTGGTCTGCGGTGTGACCAGCATTGTGGACGGCGGGGATTTCGATGCCGGGCGGTGGTTTCGTATTCTGGAATCCCAAAAAGTGACGGTCTGGTACACCGCACCCACGGCCATCCGCAGGCTGATGCGGACAGCCTCCGAGGCGCTCCGGCAACATGACCTGAGCCGATTGCGCCACATTTGCAGTGTGGGGGAGCCGCTGGCTGCGGATGCGGTTCGCTGGGGGTCGGATGTGCTGGGCCATCCAATCCACGACACCTGGTGGCAGACCGAAAACGGCGGCATTATGATCGCCAATTACCCGTCCGCAGAGATCCGGCCCGGCTCCATGGGACTTCCCCTGCCCGGCATTGAGGCCGCCATCGTCCGAAAGCCCGATGGAAAGACTGCCGAAGTGGTGACGGAACCGGACGTCACCGGCCATCTGGCGCTCAGATCCGGGTGGCCGTCCATGTTCCGGGGATATCTGGGGGAAAATGAAAAATACGCCAAAAGCTTTTCCGGAGACTGGTATCTTTCCGGCGATCTGGCCCGGCGGGATGCGGACGGTTATTTCTGGTTTGTGGGGCGGGGAGACGATATCATCAAAACATCCGGCCACATGGTGGGTCCGTTTGAGGTGGAGAGTGTGCTGACAGAACATCCGGCTGTGGCCGAAGCCGGGGTGATCGGCCTGCCGGACCCCATGCTCGGCGAGCGGGTGGCGGCCTTTGTCTCGCTCAGGCCGGGAATGACACCGGATGCGGCCCTGCACCGCGATATCCTGGGGTTTGCAAGGAAACGGCTCGGTCCGGCAGTTGCCCCACGTGAAATCGTGTTTCAGGAAATTTTGCCCAAAAATCGCGCAGGCAAGGTCATGCGCAGGCTGCTGAAAGCCCGCAGGCTGGGGCTGCCCCAGGGCGATACGTCAACCCCTGAGTAAGGGAATTCGGCACAAATAAACTATCCGCCGATGGTTACGCCCCTGCTTTTGGCGGGGCCGTAACCCCGCCCTACCGTTAAATGGCGTGGGCAGTTTTATTTCACGAAACTCCCTTAAGAAAAACGGAAGCGCGGAACACACGTCTTTTTTCAAACGCACAGAATCAGTACAGACAACATCAGACTGGTGATTTTTCAATTTTGATGAACTCCTAAAAAGTCCGAAAGCACGTCATTCCCGCGAAAGCAGGAATCCATAAAATACTGAAACAATGACATCTATGCCTTTACCGGAGCAACGGGAACGGGCCGAAAACGACTTTTTACGAAACCATCAATTTTGAATCTGCGCGTCAGGAGTGCAGGGTTTTCTTGCCAGATGTAGGTGAAGCCTGCACTCCGGAACTTTACGAACCCGCAAAAACGACCCTGACAATGCACGAATACATCAACCCGGAAATTCGCCCCCTGTCCTGAAGCAGCATTCGGATTTAACGTCTGAACTCCGGGGGGGAGATGAATTTACAGGCTGGTAAAACCAGGGCAACAGCCTTTCAGGGAAGGAGCGCGTTATGACGATCCGAAATATCAAAACCATGTTCAGGCCCCGGTCGGTGGCCCTGATCGGGGCCAGCCAGACGCCGAATACCGTGGGCAATGTGGTTGCCCGCAACCTGTTCAGCGCCGGATTCGAGGGAAATATTTTCCCGGTAAACCCCAAATACAAAACCATCGAAGGCAGGCCGGTCTACCCGGATATCCCAGGCCTGCCGGTCGTGCCGGACCTGGGGATCGTTGCCACACCGCCGGACGCTGTGCCGGGCGTGATCCGGGCGCTGGGCGAAAAGGGCACACCGGCGGCAGTTGTGATTACCGCCGGCTTTTCCGAGGGCCACAACCGTCACGGAGAGGCGCTGCAACAGCAGATGCTCGACGCGGCACGGCCCTTCCGCCTCCGCATCATCGGTCCCAACTGCCTGGGCATTATGGTGCCGGGAATATTTCTCAACGCAGGCTTTTCCCACATTCACGCCCTTCCCGGCCGGATCGCCTTTGTGGCCCAGTCGGGGGCGGTCATCACTTCCGTGCTGGACTGGGCCACGTACCGGCGCATCGGATTTTCCCATCTTGTCTCCCTGGGCGACATGGCCGATGTGGATTTCGGCGACATGCTCGATCATCTGGCCAATGACAACCGGACGCGGGCCATTCTCCTCTATATTGAAACCGTGACCCAGGCCCGGAAATTCATGTCTGCCGCACGGGCAGCAGCCCGGATGAAGCCGGTGATCGTGGTCAAAGCCGGACGCCATGCGGAAAGCGCCAGGGCGGCGGCCTCCCACACCGGCGCACTGGCCGGGTCTGATGCGGTATATGAGGCGGCCTTTCGCCGGGCCGGGATGCTCCGGGTGAGCGATATGCAGGCGCTCTTTGACGCCGTGGGCACGCTGGCTGCGAGCCAGACGGTGAGCGGGGACCGGCTGGCAATTCTGACCAATGGCGGCGGCATGGGGGTTATGGCGACCGATACGCTGATCGACAAGGGGGGCAGGCTTGCGAAGCTGTCCCCGGAAACCCTGTCGCGGCTGGACCAGGTGCTGCCGCCCACCTGGTCACACGGGAACCCGGCCGACATTATCGGCGATGCCCCCGGCACCCGGTATGCGGCAGCCCTGGATGCCCTTCTGGATGATAAAAACGTGGATGCGGTGCTGGTTCTCAACTGCCCCAATGCGGTGGCGTCCGGCACGGAAGCGGCCCAGGCCGTGATCGAATTGTACAACAGCAAGACCCGCACCCATGCCCGGCCCAAAACCCTGCTGACGAGCTGGCTGGGAGAGGGGGCGGCCCTGGGGGCGCGGCAGTTGTTTACGGAAAACCGGATTCCCACCTATGAAACCCCGGCCTATGCGGTCCGTGCCTTTATGCAGATGGTCCGCTACCAGCACAACCAGGAGATGCTGATAGAGACGCCGCCCAATGTGCCGGAACGGTTCACGCCCGATACCGAAGCGGCCCGGTCTGTCATTACCCGGGCCATTGATCAGGGCCGGGAGTGGCTGACCGGCGAGGAGGCAAAGGCGATCCTCACTGCCTACCGGATTCCGGTGGCCGAACCCCGTGCGGCCCGGACGCCCGAGGAGGCCGGGGCCATTGCCGAAACCCTGGGCGTACCGGTGGCGCTCAAGATCCTCTCCCCTGACATCGTCCATAAATCCGATGTGGGCGGTGTGGTTCTGGGGCTTGAAAGCCCGGGCGCTGTCCGCGAGACTGCTGCGGACATGCTGGCGCGCGTCAGGGCGGAACACCCGGACGCCCGGATTGACGGCATTATGGTCGAGCCGATGATCCGGTCGGAGAATGCCCATGAGCTGATTGTCGGCATGACCGAAGACCCTCAGTTCGGACCGGTTCTGCTCTTCGGTCAGGGCGGCACTGCCGTGGAGGTGATCCGGGACAAGGCCCTGGCCCTGCCGCCGCTGAACATGCACTTGGCCCGTGAGGTCATGGAGCGCACACAGGTGTACCGGCTCCTGAAGGGCTACCGGCAGCGCTCCCCGGCCTGTCTGGAATCCATCGCCCTCACGCTGGTCAAGGTCTCCCAGCTGGTCTGCGACATCGCTGAGGTGGCGGAACTCGACATCAACCCCCTGCTGGCAGATGAACACCGGGTCATTGCCCTGGATGCCCGAATCCGGGTAAAGCCGGCTGCCGAAGACACATCCCGGCGTCTGGCGATCTGTCCGTATCCCAGGGAACTGGAAGAGAGTATCCGCCTGCCGGATGGCAGATCACTTTATGTGCGGCCCATCCGCCCGGAGGATGAACCGGCGTTTCAGAATCTCTTTTCCAGCCTTTCAATGGAGGAGATCCGGCTCCGCTTTCTTCACTACATGAAAATTCTGTCCCACAGCCTGGCGGCCCGCCTGACCCAGATCGACTATGACCGGCAGATGGCCCTGGTACTCACCGATTCCCCCGAACATGCAGGGGAAAACCGGCTGTACGGCGTGGTGCGCATCAGCGCGGACCCGGACAATGAGCGGGCTGAGTTCGCCATTCTTCTGCACAGCGACATGACGGGCATGGGGCTGGGGCCGATGCTCATGCGGCGCATTATCAACTATGCCCGGAAGAAGGGCATCCGTGAGATCTATGGCGATGTGCTGGGGGATAACAGCCCCATGCTGAAGCTGGCCCGCGCCTTCGGGTTCAGAGTAAGGCCCGACCCGGATGATCCGGGCGTGATGCTGATCACCCTGAAGCTATAAGGGAGTCCCGCACAAATAAAATACCCGTTTAAAAATGGTAGGACGGGGTTACGTCCCCGTCGGATATGACCGCCGGTTCTGAAACGTGATAAAAAATCCGAGCGGCGGGGACGTAACCCCGCCCTACCGTTTCGCATGGGTATTTTTATTTCACAAAACTCCCTAAGGCGGTGAGCGGGGAAAATCCCCTGATGCGGGGTGGTCAGGGGCCGGCAGCCTGTGGGATAACCGGAAAGCAATCTCACATGCCCGCCATGTAATCCCACCAGAACGGTCCTGTGGATTCGTGTCCGGGTCTGAGCGCGGATTTTCTGATCACCGCCATCGCCTCATCCAGGGTGAAAGCCGTTCTCAGCTTTTTGGCGAAGATGCCCATCCAGATTCGCCGGAGATCCGTGATCATAATCTTACCTTCGGGTTTTGTCACCCGCTCAATCTCATTCAGCATGGCAATCGGGTTTTCAACAATATGGAGCATAAAGGTGTTGGTTACAACATCGTATGCATCGGTCGGGAATTCCGTCTTCCGCACATCTCCTTTCAGCAGGTGTATCCGATCGGCAACGCCTGCTTTCCGGGCCTCGGATTCACCCAATCTCAAAAGCGGTTCCCCCAGGTCGATCCCCGTTATCTCGGCGTCGGGAAAGGTTTTTGCCAATTCGATGGCCACCGCGCCGAATCCGCATCCGACATCAAGTATTTTACCGCTTTTAAATCCGCTGTTCTGCAAGAGACTGGCAAATCGTGCCCCTGTTTTTCGGATATTTCCTGCATTCCGGTTGTAGTATCCTTCGGCCCACTTCTCATCGTTAAAAACACGGGGGTGAAACAATTCCGCCTGCTTCATCTCTTTCTCCTGGATTTGAAGGTTAGAATTACCGGGAGCTCCTGCACACCGGCCTTTTCGGAGTACTGGTTTCTCATGGTATAAATTTCAGGAAATTTTATAACAGCCAGGGCATAATTAAAAGCCCTTTGGGTTCAAAATTGTTCTTTTCAGCGTATCATCACCGGAAGCCGGAGCCTGAATTATATGAATCAATAAGGTTCTGAGTGATTATTTGAAAGGTTTTGACAGATTCACCGGAGTGCATGAGTTCTGCTCATGCCTTTTCTGACACGCGCATGAGTGGAACTCATGCACTCCGATTTTCAAAAACTTTATCAATAATCACTTGTCCGGTTTTCACAGGCTCAGATCATGTGAAAGCGCTTTTCCAGGCCCTCAAAAAAAGGGAGGCCAGGGGCCAAAAGAAAGCGATACTTGACTTTTTGTAAAAATTGTTTCATCACTGAAAATACAGGCTGCCGGGACAAATACGGTCTGTACCATCGGCCTGTGACGTTATCTTCAATCCTTTTTCGGGCCGTTACCGAAAGAAACCCTGTCTCTGAAAACACCGAACGTGTTTTGAAATGGTTGTGATGACATCACGGCCCGACAGTCACCGTGACGATTCAGGGGGTGAGGCAT
This window encodes:
- a CDS encoding bifunctional acetate--CoA ligase family protein/GNAT family N-acetyltransferase, with translation MTIRNIKTMFRPRSVALIGASQTPNTVGNVVARNLFSAGFEGNIFPVNPKYKTIEGRPVYPDIPGLPVVPDLGIVATPPDAVPGVIRALGEKGTPAAVVITAGFSEGHNRHGEALQQQMLDAARPFRLRIIGPNCLGIMVPGIFLNAGFSHIHALPGRIAFVAQSGAVITSVLDWATYRRIGFSHLVSLGDMADVDFGDMLDHLANDNRTRAILLYIETVTQARKFMSAARAAARMKPVIVVKAGRHAESARAAASHTGALAGSDAVYEAAFRRAGMLRVSDMQALFDAVGTLAASQTVSGDRLAILTNGGGMGVMATDTLIDKGGRLAKLSPETLSRLDQVLPPTWSHGNPADIIGDAPGTRYAAALDALLDDKNVDAVLVLNCPNAVASGTEAAQAVIELYNSKTRTHARPKTLLTSWLGEGAALGARQLFTENRIPTYETPAYAVRAFMQMVRYQHNQEMLIETPPNVPERFTPDTEAARSVITRAIDQGREWLTGEEAKAILTAYRIPVAEPRAARTPEEAGAIAETLGVPVALKILSPDIVHKSDVGGVVLGLESPGAVRETAADMLARVRAEHPDARIDGIMVEPMIRSENAHELIVGMTEDPQFGPVLLFGQGGTAVEVIRDKALALPPLNMHLAREVMERTQVYRLLKGYRQRSPACLESIALTLVKVSQLVCDIAEVAELDINPLLADEHRVIALDARIRVKPAAEDTSRRLAICPYPRELEESIRLPDGRSLYVRPIRPEDEPAFQNLFSSLSMEEIRLRFLHYMKILSHSLAARLTQIDYDRQMALVLTDSPEHAGENRLYGVVRISADPDNERAEFAILLHSDMTGMGLGPMLMRRIINYARKKGIREIYGDVLGDNSPMLKLARAFGFRVRPDPDDPGVMLITLKL
- a CDS encoding class I SAM-dependent methyltransferase, with translation MKQAELFHPRVFNDEKWAEGYYNRNAGNIRKTGARFASLLQNSGFKSGKILDVGCGFGAVAIELAKTFPDAEITGIDLGEPLLRLGESEARKAGVADRIHLLKGDVRKTEFPTDAYDVVTNTFMLHIVENPIAMLNEIERVTKPEGKIMITDLRRIWMGIFAKKLRTAFTLDEAMAVIRKSALRPGHESTGPFWWDYMAGM
- the acsA gene encoding acetate--CoA ligase, whose translation is MKTQAIKKPAHTFTVRPNLPNYEAARARFSWADVYKDLDGLPGGVGLNIAHEAVDRHADGPLRDCVAIRWLSPDDTVREFTYAHLKRLTNRFANLLKTLDIQRGDRICTLCDRIPDLYIAALGTFKYGGVFCPLFSAFGPEPVFQRLSRSRAAVLITTERLFALKVAGFRHRLPHLKYVLLTDADRHVGPDTLSLPRLFDGASDRFSIPPTDPNDMAILHFTSGTTGFPKGAVHVHDAVRVHYITGKYVLDLRPGDIFWCTADPGWVTGTAYGIIAPLVCGVTSIVDGGDFDAGRWFRILESQKVTVWYTAPTAIRRLMRTASEALRQHDLSRLRHICSVGEPLAADAVRWGSDVLGHPIHDTWWQTENGGIMIANYPSAEIRPGSMGLPLPGIEAAIVRKPDGKTAEVVTEPDVTGHLALRSGWPSMFRGYLGENEKYAKSFSGDWYLSGDLARRDADGYFWFVGRGDDIIKTSGHMVGPFEVESVLTEHPAVAEAGVIGLPDPMLGERVAAFVSLRPGMTPDAALHRDILGFARKRLGPAVAPREIVFQEILPKNRAGKVMRRLLKARRLGLPQGDTSTPE
- a CDS encoding F0F1 ATP synthase subunit gamma, with protein sequence MQSLENLKKKIKTAQDLLSVVRTMKSLAAVNIRQLEEAVASLEEYSRTVALGWQALFRSHDRLAPAARADSQEICLVFGSDQGMCGGFNEAIAETALAHAGQRTSEDVKTVFWTVGERVRGGIEDGGGVVREHFHLPGGLAGITGQVGEMVQGFEAWQRESGGETLRLFFNRLIRGRGYEPGMSRILPLDAAWQERYRKEKWPGRCLPLPGLSHTDIFRHLFREHLFISFYQAFAQSMASENAARLRAMQAAEKNIGELEADLQGEFRETRQNTITAELLDIISGFEAISEED